The following proteins are co-located in the Streptomyces bottropensis ATCC 25435 genome:
- a CDS encoding ADP-ribosylglycohydrolase family protein gives MTPPTPWDETTPTAPSTEDDDTRRTATPTGTPTGTPTADEELALTPAHTPRDEPALTPAHPPHEHPGTGSPTPTPEPAVTVAVGEVPAQGPPAPDDEIRTHRAGGRTDPAAGAAEDDMTPRPPRGSRIEGLLLGLAAGDAAGWPAARHRAARMPEWTRRLTRELDTFAEQNATTTLPVPIALNQPPEPLRLGPSDDAEWAAFAAEALLRAGDAAALGDLSLERRTRASIDLSWNAVASEIAAAAERAPEVESAVLPLRARISVRAGLGNLATGLRPPATGHDNPHYFDDAACVRACVLAAAHPGDPRRAADLAEFDARYTQDGDGVHGARAMAAALALALVGANVDDCAAAALAELPAETEIGRNARHALDLAHRHREEGTFALVPLLEHQIVDHVYSYGIAAAETVPVALALATAAEGRIAEAVPAAACLSRVADSAPALAGALTGALGGAAAIPDSWRNACRTLSGCALPRLTGTDLVHLAELLATTELATPGG, from the coding sequence ACGCCGACGGGTACACCGACGGGTACGCCGACGGCGGACGAGGAGCTCGCGCTCACGCCCGCGCACACGCCGCGCGACGAGCCCGCGCTCACGCCCGCCCACCCGCCGCACGAGCACCCCGGGACGGGGTCACCCACCCCCACCCCCGAACCCGCGGTCACCGTCGCCGTCGGCGAGGTCCCCGCGCAGGGGCCGCCCGCCCCCGACGACGAGATTCGCACGCACCGCGCGGGCGGCCGGACCGACCCGGCCGCAGGCGCGGCCGAGGACGATATGACGCCGCGCCCCCCGCGGGGCTCCCGCATCGAGGGCCTCCTGCTCGGCCTCGCCGCGGGCGACGCCGCCGGCTGGCCCGCCGCCCGGCACCGGGCCGCCCGCATGCCGGAGTGGACCCGCCGTCTCACCCGTGAGCTGGACACCTTCGCCGAGCAGAACGCCACCACCACCCTCCCGGTCCCCATCGCCCTCAACCAGCCCCCCGAGCCCCTGCGCCTCGGCCCCTCCGACGACGCGGAATGGGCGGCCTTCGCCGCGGAGGCCCTGCTGCGCGCCGGCGACGCCGCCGCCCTCGGCGACCTCAGCCTGGAACGCCGCACCCGCGCCTCGATCGACCTCTCCTGGAACGCCGTGGCCAGCGAGATCGCCGCAGCCGCCGAACGCGCCCCCGAGGTCGAGTCCGCCGTGCTCCCGCTGCGCGCCCGTATCTCCGTGCGCGCCGGCCTCGGCAACCTGGCCACCGGCCTGCGCCCACCGGCCACCGGCCACGACAACCCGCACTACTTCGACGACGCGGCCTGCGTACGGGCCTGCGTGCTCGCCGCGGCCCACCCCGGCGACCCCCGACGCGCCGCCGATCTCGCCGAGTTCGACGCCCGCTACACCCAGGACGGCGACGGCGTGCACGGCGCACGCGCGATGGCCGCCGCGCTCGCGCTGGCGCTCGTCGGCGCGAACGTCGACGACTGCGCGGCGGCGGCCCTGGCCGAACTCCCCGCCGAGACGGAGATCGGCCGCAACGCCCGCCATGCCCTGGACCTCGCCCACCGCCACAGGGAAGAGGGAACTTTCGCTCTGGTCCCGCTCCTGGAGCACCAGATCGTCGACCACGTCTACAGCTACGGCATCGCCGCCGCCGAAACCGTCCCCGTGGCACTCGCCCTGGCCACCGCCGCCGAGGGCCGGATCGCCGAGGCGGTCCCCGCCGCCGCCTGCCTCTCCCGCGTCGCCGACTCCGCCCCCGCCCTCGCCGGCGCCCTGACCGGCGCGCTCGGCGGCGCCGCCGCCATCCCCGACTCCTGGCGGAACGCCTGCCGCACCCTCTCCGGGTGCGCCCTCCCCCGCCTCACCGGCACCGATCTCGTACACCTCGCCGAACTTCTCGCAACCACGGAACTCGCCACCCCCGGAGGATGA
- a CDS encoding ADP-ribosylglycohydrolase family protein has product MTPSKEPPTAVTLEERITGALVGAAVGDALGGPVEGYSPEQIAERHGGRVHGVVGPWNGDDWRTARPIAPYHKGDGHVTDDTLMTHALIRVYDRVRDHLDAYAVAEHLVPDMMTTPRWIPELEAEALPLQRVFLAEKWLVARIHYGHVDPREAGTGNIVNCGAAMYMAPVGLVNAADPPGAYAEALDIAGAHQSSYGREAAGVFAAGVAAACTPGATAESVIETCLALAKDGTRAAIEAVCEVAAPLRDFESALRPLREAVAPFDTVGPDYRAPSLGARRPSRLHAIEELPIALGMLLVARGDYRHAVLGSVNYGRDCDSIATMAGALAGALGSEIPSDWAKTVAEASRLDLHAPATTLAEVARRIHAQDVRRRRAHESAFAALASIR; this is encoded by the coding sequence ATGACGCCCTCGAAGGAACCCCCCACCGCAGTGACCCTCGAAGAACGCATCACCGGCGCCCTGGTCGGCGCCGCCGTCGGCGACGCGCTCGGCGGCCCGGTCGAGGGCTACAGCCCGGAGCAGATCGCCGAGCGCCACGGCGGCCGCGTCCATGGCGTCGTCGGCCCCTGGAACGGCGACGACTGGCGCACCGCCCGCCCCATCGCGCCGTACCACAAGGGCGACGGCCACGTCACCGACGACACCCTGATGACCCACGCGCTGATCCGGGTGTACGACCGCGTACGCGACCACCTGGACGCCTACGCCGTCGCCGAGCACCTGGTGCCCGACATGATGACGACCCCGCGCTGGATCCCCGAACTGGAGGCGGAGGCCCTCCCCCTGCAGCGGGTCTTCCTCGCCGAGAAGTGGCTGGTGGCCCGGATCCACTACGGCCACGTCGACCCGCGCGAGGCCGGCACCGGCAACATCGTCAACTGCGGCGCCGCGATGTACATGGCCCCGGTCGGCCTCGTCAACGCGGCCGATCCGCCCGGCGCGTACGCCGAGGCGCTCGACATCGCGGGCGCCCACCAGTCGTCGTACGGCAGGGAGGCGGCGGGCGTGTTCGCGGCGGGAGTCGCGGCGGCGTGCACGCCGGGCGCGACCGCCGAGTCGGTGATCGAGACGTGCCTGGCCCTGGCGAAGGACGGCACCCGCGCGGCGATCGAGGCCGTGTGCGAAGTGGCCGCCCCCCTCAGGGACTTCGAGTCGGCGCTCCGGCCGCTCCGCGAGGCGGTGGCCCCGTTCGACACGGTCGGCCCGGACTACCGCGCCCCCTCGCTGGGCGCCCGCCGCCCCTCCCGCCTGCACGCCATCGAGGAACTCCCCATCGCCCTCGGCATGTTGCTGGTGGCCCGCGGCGACTACCGCCACGCGGTCCTGGGTTCGGTGAACTACGGACGCGACTGCGACTCGATCGCCACGATGGCGGGTGCCCTCGCGGGCGCGCTGGGCTCGGAGATCCCGTCCGACTGGGCCAAGACCGTGGCGGAGGCCAGCCGCCTGGACCTGCACGCGCCGGCCACGACCCTGGCGGAGGTCGCCCGCCGGATCCACGCGCAGGACGTACGCCGCCGCCGGGCCCACGAGTCCGCCTTCGCCGCGCTGGCCTCGATCCGGTGA
- a CDS encoding ADP-ribosylglycohydrolase family protein: MTPLAPLRLTWVQPEDLLGHELHQAVQDGRAPSAVAARWRAAGGPPAPLRAGASPQRVSRYLRQLAEDLLDELADLPSGLREVEPTDLSGIKALCPNWPAPPSAPGAPPAPPRPTPAAYLPRLEAAWLGRAVGCLLGKPVEKLPLSAIRALARAAGNWPLTTWFTARGVPAELLTAHPWNRRSAPTSLAENIDGMPEDDDLNYPLLNLLLLSRHGRDFTTTDVATLWLAELPAGRTFTAERVAYRNLLSGVEPPHTARHRNPFREWIGALIRADVHGWTNPGDPAGAAEQAHRDATLTHTANGVHAAMFVAATIAEAATGTHDIHHCLRTGLTVVPPDSRLAKAIRHALRLATAHRDFDTVVDELHATYADHHWVHVLPNTALLTAALTHADGDFTASICRAVSGGWDTDSNGATAGSIAGLLAGSPDALPERWTAPLKNRLATSIADFNGTGFDTLAHLTLREIPHP, translated from the coding sequence GTGACCCCCCTGGCCCCCCTCCGTCTCACCTGGGTCCAGCCGGAGGATCTTCTCGGTCACGAACTCCACCAGGCGGTACAGGACGGCCGTGCGCCCTCGGCCGTCGCGGCCCGCTGGCGCGCGGCCGGCGGCCCCCCGGCGCCCCTCCGCGCCGGCGCCTCCCCCCAGCGGGTCTCCCGCTACCTGCGGCAACTCGCCGAGGACCTGCTGGACGAACTGGCGGACCTGCCGAGCGGGTTGCGGGAGGTGGAGCCGACGGACCTGAGCGGGATCAAGGCGCTCTGCCCGAACTGGCCGGCGCCCCCGTCCGCCCCCGGCGCCCCGCCCGCACCACCCCGCCCCACCCCGGCCGCGTACCTCCCCCGTCTGGAAGCCGCCTGGCTCGGCCGCGCCGTCGGCTGCCTCCTCGGCAAACCCGTCGAGAAGCTCCCCCTGTCCGCGATCCGCGCGCTCGCGAGGGCCGCCGGCAACTGGCCCCTCACCACCTGGTTCACCGCCCGCGGCGTCCCCGCGGAACTCCTCACCGCCCACCCCTGGAACCGTCGCTCGGCCCCCACCTCCCTCGCCGAGAACATCGACGGCATGCCCGAGGACGACGACCTCAACTACCCCCTGCTGAACCTCCTCCTACTCAGCCGCCACGGCCGCGACTTCACCACCACCGACGTGGCCACGCTCTGGCTCGCCGAACTCCCCGCGGGCCGCACCTTCACCGCCGAACGCGTCGCCTACCGCAACCTCCTCAGCGGCGTCGAGCCCCCGCACACCGCCCGCCACCGCAACCCGTTCCGCGAATGGATCGGCGCCCTGATCCGCGCCGACGTCCACGGCTGGACCAACCCCGGCGACCCGGCCGGCGCGGCCGAACAGGCTCACCGCGACGCCACCCTCACCCACACCGCGAACGGCGTCCACGCGGCGATGTTCGTCGCGGCCACCATCGCGGAAGCGGCCACCGGCACCCACGACATCCACCACTGCCTGCGCACCGGCCTCACGGTCGTGCCCCCGGACTCCCGCCTGGCGAAGGCGATCCGCCACGCCCTGCGACTGGCCACCGCCCACCGCGACTTCGACACGGTCGTCGACGAACTCCACGCCACCTACGCCGACCACCACTGGGTCCACGTCCTGCCCAACACGGCCCTGCTCACCGCCGCCCTCACCCACGCCGACGGCGACTTCACGGCCTCCATCTGCCGCGCGGTGTCCGGCGGTTGGGACACCGACTCCAACGGCGCGACGGCGGGCAGCATCGCCGGCCTGCTCGCCGGCTCCCCGGACGCGCTCCCCGAGCGCTGGACGGCCCCCCTCAAGAACCGCCTGGCCACCTCGATCGCCGACTTCAACGGCACCGGCTTCGACACCCTGGCCCACCTCACCCTCCGGGAGATCCCCCACCCATGA
- a CDS encoding CaiB/BaiF CoA transferase family protein, with product MTEAYDPPLSHLRVLDLATLFAGPLAATMLGDFGAEVIKVEHPTKPDPSRGHGPSKNGVGLWWKLLGRNKRTLTLNLSTPGGRDTLLRLAATADVVIENFRPGTLEKWGLGWKELSTVNPRLVLARVTGFGQFGPYAHRPGFGTLAEAMSGFAAITGEPDAPPVLPPFGLADSIAGLATAYAVMTALAARDRTGEGQTVDMAIIEPILTVLGPQPLWYDQLGHVQSRTGNRSANNAPRNTYRTADGSWVAVSTSAQSIAERVMRLVGRPELIDEPWFASGAERARHTDVLDEAVGAWIARRTREEVIDVFEKAEAAVAPIQDITDVMADPQYRALDTVTTVDDPDLGPLRMQNVLFRLSDTPGSIRWAGRAHGADTDSVLTELGLSDTDIETLRKEGAL from the coding sequence ATGACCGAGGCGTACGACCCCCCGCTCTCCCACCTCCGCGTCCTCGACCTCGCCACCCTCTTCGCCGGTCCCCTCGCCGCCACGATGCTCGGCGACTTCGGCGCGGAGGTCATCAAGGTCGAGCACCCCACGAAGCCGGACCCGTCCCGCGGCCACGGCCCCTCGAAGAACGGCGTGGGCCTGTGGTGGAAACTGCTGGGCCGCAACAAGCGCACCCTGACGCTGAACCTCTCCACCCCCGGCGGCCGGGACACCCTGCTGCGCCTGGCCGCCACCGCCGACGTGGTCATCGAGAACTTCCGCCCCGGCACCCTGGAGAAGTGGGGCCTCGGCTGGAAGGAACTGTCGACGGTGAACCCCCGCCTGGTCCTCGCCCGGGTCACCGGCTTCGGTCAGTTCGGCCCGTACGCGCACCGCCCCGGCTTCGGCACGCTCGCCGAGGCGATGAGCGGCTTCGCCGCGATCACCGGCGAGCCGGACGCCCCACCGGTCCTGCCCCCCTTCGGCCTCGCCGACTCGATCGCGGGACTGGCGACGGCGTACGCGGTGATGACCGCCCTCGCCGCGCGTGACCGGACCGGCGAGGGGCAGACGGTCGACATGGCGATCATCGAGCCGATCCTCACCGTCCTCGGCCCCCAACCCCTCTGGTACGACCAGCTCGGCCATGTCCAGTCCCGCACCGGCAACCGCTCCGCCAACAACGCTCCCCGCAACACCTACCGCACGGCGGACGGCTCCTGGGTGGCCGTCTCCACCTCCGCCCAGTCGATCGCGGAACGGGTGATGCGCCTGGTCGGCCGCCCCGAGCTGATCGACGAGCCCTGGTTCGCGTCCGGGGCGGAGCGGGCCCGCCACACTGACGTCCTGGACGAGGCGGTCGGCGCGTGGATCGCCCGCCGCACCCGCGAGGAGGTCATCGATGTGTTCGAGAAGGCGGAGGCGGCCGTCGCCCCGATCCAGGACATCACCGACGTGATGGCCGACCCCCAGTACCGGGCCCTGGACACCGTCACCACCGTGGACGACCCCGATCTCGGACCGCTGCGCATGCAGAACGTCCTCTTCCGGCTCTCCGACACGCCCGGCTCGATCCGCTGGGCGGGCCGCGCCCACGGCGCCGACACGGACTCGGTCCTCACCGAACTGGGCCTGTCGGACACGGACATCGAGACCCTCCGCAAGGAGGGCGCCCTGTGA
- a CDS encoding HpcH/HpaI aldolase/citrate lyase family protein codes for MNPIPLTWLYAPGDRPEVVTKALASGADVVIVDLEDAVAPERKAYARAATADLLSAPPPVPVHVRVNALHTPDAEQDLKALSPLLGLSGLRLPKVTSPAEVTAVAEGTAHAEGGPIPLYALLESALGVERAYDIATAHPALRGMALGEADLRADLAVHHDRALDWPRSRVVLAARAAGLPSPAQSIHPDIRDLEGLAVSCAHGRALGFLGRAAIHPRQLPVIERAYAPTPQEVESAEETLRAATTTPGAQALPDGRFVDPAVVAAAQRTLTLANRPTRH; via the coding sequence GTGAACCCCATCCCCCTGACCTGGCTGTACGCCCCCGGCGACCGTCCGGAGGTGGTCACCAAGGCCCTGGCCTCCGGCGCGGACGTGGTGATCGTGGACCTGGAGGACGCGGTGGCCCCGGAGCGCAAGGCCTACGCCCGCGCGGCCACGGCCGACCTGCTCTCGGCCCCGCCCCCCGTGCCCGTCCACGTACGGGTGAACGCTCTGCACACCCCGGACGCCGAACAGGACCTCAAGGCCCTCTCGCCCCTGCTCGGCCTGTCGGGGCTCCGCCTCCCGAAGGTCACCTCCCCCGCCGAGGTCACCGCCGTCGCGGAGGGGACCGCTCACGCGGAAGGGGGCCCGATCCCTCTGTACGCCCTCCTCGAATCGGCCCTGGGCGTGGAACGCGCCTACGACATCGCCACCGCGCATCCCGCGCTGCGCGGCATGGCGCTGGGCGAGGCGGACCTCCGCGCCGACCTGGCCGTCCACCACGACCGGGCCCTCGACTGGCCCCGCTCCCGGGTGGTCCTCGCGGCGCGCGCGGCGGGCCTCCCCTCACCGGCCCAGTCGATCCACCCGGACATCAGGGACCTCGAAGGCCTGGCCGTCTCCTGTGCGCACGGCCGCGCCCTCGGCTTCCTGGGCCGCGCCGCCATCCACCCCCGCCAGCTCCCGGTCATCGAGCGCGCCTACGCCCCCACCCCGCAGGAGGTGGAATCGGCCGAGGAGACCCTCAGAGCCGCGACCACCACCCCCGGCGCCCAGGCCCTCCCCGACGGCCGCTTCGTCGACCCGGCCGTGGTGGCCGCCGCCCAGAGAACCCTGACCTTGGCCAACCGCCCCACCAGACACTGA
- the lgt gene encoding prolipoprotein diacylglyceryl transferase has translation MELAYIPSPSRGVLYLGPVPLRGYAFCIIIGVFVAVWLGNKRWVARGGQAGTIADIAVWAVPFGLVGGRLYHVITDYELYFSEGRDWVDAFKVWEGGLGIWGAIALGAVGAWIGCRRRGIPLPAYADAVAPGIALAQAIGRWGNWFNQELYGKPTDLPWAVEITSSTDGRLPGTYHPTFLYESLWCIGVALLVIWADRRFTLGHGRAFALYVASYCVGRFWIEYMRVDEAHHILGLRLNNWTALLVFVLAVIYLVLSARKRPGREEVVEPGVSDGNGDEGAAAVDRKDDGDSESAEASGKTDAKDVDDVKDAKSVKGKSVEDKSVEDVEKKKDAEVSDPVVGKKAESAEKS, from the coding sequence ATGGAACTTGCCTACATTCCCAGCCCGTCGCGCGGGGTGCTCTACCTCGGTCCCGTCCCGCTGCGCGGCTACGCCTTCTGCATCATCATCGGTGTCTTCGTAGCCGTCTGGCTCGGCAACAAACGCTGGGTCGCCCGGGGCGGACAGGCCGGCACGATCGCCGACATCGCCGTCTGGGCCGTGCCCTTCGGCCTGGTCGGCGGGCGGCTCTACCACGTGATCACGGACTACGAGCTGTACTTCAGCGAGGGCCGTGACTGGGTCGACGCCTTCAAGGTCTGGGAGGGCGGGCTCGGTATCTGGGGCGCGATCGCGCTCGGCGCGGTGGGTGCGTGGATCGGCTGTCGCCGGCGCGGGATCCCGCTGCCCGCGTACGCCGACGCCGTCGCGCCCGGCATCGCCCTCGCGCAGGCGATCGGGCGGTGGGGCAACTGGTTCAACCAGGAGCTGTACGGCAAGCCGACCGATCTCCCGTGGGCCGTGGAGATCACCTCCTCCACGGACGGACGGCTGCCGGGCACGTACCACCCGACCTTCCTCTACGAGTCGCTGTGGTGCATCGGCGTCGCGCTCCTCGTCATCTGGGCGGACCGTCGCTTCACCCTCGGGCACGGGCGGGCGTTCGCGCTGTACGTCGCCTCGTACTGCGTCGGGCGGTTCTGGATCGAGTACATGCGGGTCGACGAGGCCCACCACATCCTCGGGCTGCGCCTGAACAACTGGACCGCGCTGCTCGTCTTCGTCCTCGCGGTGATCTATCTGGTCCTGTCGGCGCGGAAGCGGCCGGGGCGGGAAGAGGTCGTCGAGCCGGGCGTCTCCGACGGGAACGGGGACGAGGGCGCCGCCGCGGTGGACCGGAAGGACGACGGGGACTCGGAGTCGGCGGAGGCCTCGGGGAAGACCGACGCGAAGGATGTCGACGACGTCAAGGACGCCAAGAGCGTCAAGGGCAAGAGCGTCGAGGACAAGAGCGTCGAGGACGTCGAGAAGAAGAAGGATGCGGAAGTCTCCGACCCCGTGGTCGGGAAGAAGGCCGAGTCCGCGGAGAAGAGCTGA